The genome window GCATAAGTTGCTGCGCATCCTCAATGCCATGATTCGAGCTGGAACTTCTTGGCAACCACCTCTGATAGCCAATGGAGCAACTCAGGCTTGACAATCAAGATAATCGCTTTTTTGATAGGCCTTGCTGCCTGAGTTCGTCATCAGCGATCGCTTGGGTTTGGTAGGGATAGGCTTCAGAGATGGTCATGGAGATCGCTCAATCCCCCAGTCCATTAATGTTTTATCAACAGAACTGGCTATGGTTAGAAGCCTCCATCAGGAGGGGGATGATTTCTCACCAGAACTAGCCAAAGCTCATAAACAAAGAACTTTATAAACTGTGAGCGCTGTGGCTTTTCATCAGGACTATTTAGGGGTCGAACAACCTGCCATTGGTCAACTGATTCGGGAACTCCGCCAAACCTTGAAGCTGACCCAGGAGAAGTTTGCCGCGCAACTCGGAGTCAGCTTTCCCACCATCAATCGTTGGGAAAACGGACATGCCACCCCTTCCCCCTTAGCACTCAGACAAATTGAACTCTTGCTAAACCAGTTGGTTGAGTCACCTGATGGAGCTTTACGGGAATGCAGTCAGGCAATCCAAGGAAAATACCTTCCCTCAAGGAAGCTAAAGGCATGAGGGGAGAGGAACACCCGGAGATGCCCAAAAATCCCTTTGGAGGTGGTGAGGCGGAAACAGTCCTGAGCTCGTATGACTGGTCGCAAACGCCACTGGGGGGGGTCGAAACCTGGTCAGAGAGTTTGAAAACAGCGGTGCAGAGTCGGTTGGCTGAACTCAATCAAGCTCAAAAATCTGAACAGGTGCCGCAAGCATCGGTACCGTCGCAAAATTTCATCCAAACGGATGCACTGCTCGACTCCGCAGCAAAATACCAGACGTTATTTGAGTCAATCGATCAGGGCTTTGGCATCTGTGAAATGCTATTTGATGAAAACGGTAAACCCGCTGATTACCGCTTTCTGGAAGTGAATCCAGTGTTTGAACACCTCACCGGATTGAAGCAAGCCACAGGAAAACGGATGCGGGAACTCGCTCCCAACCTGGAAGCTTACTGGGTTGAAATCTATGGCAGAGTCGTACAAAGTAGGGAATCTGCTCGATTCGAGAATTACGCAAGTGCTCTAGATCGTTGGTTTGATGTCAACGCTTTTTGCATCGGTGAGCCGCAAGACAATAAGTTTGCCGTTTTGTTTACCAACATCACTGAACGCAAAAAAGTTGAGCAGGAACGCGATCGCTTTCTTGCCGTCGGGTCAGATTTGCAGGTGATTATGAGCAGCCACGGGTATTTCCACTGGGTCAGCCCGGCTTTTGAGCGTATTCTCGGCTGGACACCTGAGGAAATGACATCTCGCCCCTGGACTGATTTCCTACATCCAGACGATATCCTCGCTTCTGTCGCGGAAAGCGTCAGCGTGTTATCGGGAAACGAAACGTTTGCCTTTGAAAACCGCTATCGGCACAAAGACGGCTCCTACCGCTGGTTGCTCTGGAGAGCGCAGCCCCACTTGGAGGAACAAGTGCTTTATGCAACGGCGGTGGATATCACTGCTCGTAAACAGACAGAATTTGCCCTGCGTCAGTCTGAAGAACACTATCGCCGGTTGTTCGAGTCGATCGACGAAGGCTTTTGCACGGTTGAAGTGCTCTTCAATGCCGAGGACAAGCCGTTTGATCACCGCGTTTTGCAAGCGAATCCAGCCTTTGAGCGGCAGACCGGGATTGCCAACCCAGAGGGCAAAACAGCAAGTGAATTCGTACCGGGGCTGGAACAGTATTGGAATGACCTTTACGCCCAAGTCATTCACACAGGTGAGTCTATCCGCACTGAAGAGCGAATAGACGCGCTCGATCGCTGGCTCGACGTTTTGGTGTCGCGGGTCGGTGATGCCACAATGCGCCAGGTAGCGGTCATCTTTACCGACATTAGCGAACGCAAACAAACCGAAGCCACGCTGCGTGAGAGCGAGCAACGGTTCCGACTCATGGCCGATGTCGTCCCGCAAATCGTTTGGATTACGGATGCCCAAGGGCAGCTTGAGTTCTTCAACAAGCAATGGAGCGACTATACAGGCGTTCCTTACAAACCGATGGCAGCAGCCGAGGCCGTGGCTAGCTTTGTGCACCCAGACGATGGCGATCACTCAATGGCGGCGTTTAACGCAGCGCTACGCATCGGCAGCGTGTTCTCGGTCGAACAGCGGATTCGCTCTGCCACGGGAAGCTATCGCTGGTTTCTGGTGCGCGCTGAGCCTTACCGAGACCCGCAAACAGGCGAGATCATCCGTTGGTTCGGTGCCTCAGTGGATATCCACGAGCGCAAGCAGGCAGAAGCTACCCTTTTGCAACGGGAAGCGCAATTTCGCCAACTCGCGGATGCCATGCCGCAACAGGTTTGGATCACTGATGCTCAAGGCAACACGCAGTATGTGAACCAGCAATGGATAACTTACACCGGGCTGAGCCTAGAGCAGATTCAAGACATCCACTGTGCCACTCAAATGATTCATCCTGATGACTTTGAGGCCACGATCGCTCTGTGGCAGATGGCGCTGGTGACAGGGGCACCCTATCAAGCTGAATTTCGCTTGAAACATGGAGCGGCTCAGACCTATCATTGGTTTCTCGCGCGGGCGATCGCCATTCGGGACGACCAGGGACAAATTGTGCAGTGGTTTGGCACAAGCACAGACA of Trichocoleus sp. FACHB-46 contains these proteins:
- a CDS encoding helix-turn-helix domain-containing protein; translated protein: MAFHQDYLGVEQPAIGQLIRELRQTLKLTQEKFAAQLGVSFPTINRWENGHATPSPLALRQIELLLNQLVESPDGALRECSQAIQGKYLPSRKLKA
- a CDS encoding PAS domain S-box protein, with the translated sequence MRGEEHPEMPKNPFGGGEAETVLSSYDWSQTPLGGVETWSESLKTAVQSRLAELNQAQKSEQVPQASVPSQNFIQTDALLDSAAKYQTLFESIDQGFGICEMLFDENGKPADYRFLEVNPVFEHLTGLKQATGKRMRELAPNLEAYWVEIYGRVVQSRESARFENYASALDRWFDVNAFCIGEPQDNKFAVLFTNITERKKVEQERDRFLAVGSDLQVIMSSHGYFHWVSPAFERILGWTPEEMTSRPWTDFLHPDDILASVAESVSVLSGNETFAFENRYRHKDGSYRWLLWRAQPHLEEQVLYATAVDITARKQTEFALRQSEEHYRRLFESIDEGFCTVEVLFNAEDKPFDHRVLQANPAFERQTGIANPEGKTASEFVPGLEQYWNDLYAQVIHTGESIRTEERIDALDRWLDVLVSRVGDATMRQVAVIFTDISERKQTEATLRESEQRFRLMADVVPQIVWITDAQGQLEFFNKQWSDYTGVPYKPMAAAEAVASFVHPDDGDHSMAAFNAALRIGSVFSVEQRIRSATGSYRWFLVRAEPYRDPQTGEIIRWFGASVDIHERKQAEATLLQREAQFRQLADAMPQQVWITDAQGNTQYVNQQWITYTGLSLEQIQDIHCATQMIHPDDFEATIALWQMALVTGAPYQAEFRLKHGAAQTYHWFLARAIAIRDDQGQIVQWFGTSTDIEEFRRAQAEREQLFQREQIARETAENANRIKDEFLAVLSHELRSPLNPILGWTQLLQAGKLDATRQREALATIERNAKLQTQLIEDLLDISRIMRGKLSLTVAPISLTFIISAAVETVRLAAEAKNIQIILDFAPEVGLVSGDDARLQQVIWNLLTNAVKFTPSGGQVTVELRQLDQLVQVRVTDTGKGIHPQFLPNVFEYFLQEDGSTTRRFGGLGLGLAIARQIVEMHGGTVQAESQGEGQGATFIVQLPTMHIAPFISDPVPPKIDASLRLEGVQILLVDDEPDTREFEAFVLEQSGARVTAVASGLEALQALDQSTPDVLVSDIGMAEMDGYMLLQQIRSRPSHQGGMIPAIALTAYATEMDQQQALRAGFQTHITKPVEPEVLVRAIASLSF